Proteins from one Desulfonema limicola genomic window:
- a CDS encoding DUF2442 domain-containing protein: MNTLTFKPLAKKLRFDSDNMWLELTDGRQLGVPLVYFPRLLNAEQKQLEEYIISGGGSGLHWDNLDEDISVKSLLLGIGDQTQYANQLLKKAS, translated from the coding sequence ATGAATACTTTAACATTTAAGCCTTTAGCTAAAAAACTTAGATTTGATTCTGATAATATGTGGCTTGAGCTGACAGACGGACGGCAGCTTGGGGTACCACTGGTTTATTTCCCGCGTCTTCTTAATGCAGAACAGAAACAATTAGAGGAATATATCATAAGTGGCGGAGGAAGCGGTCTTCACTGGGATAATCTGGATGAAGACATATCTGTTAAATCGCTTCTATTGGGAATCGGAGATCAAACACAATATGCAAATCAACTGCTTAAAAAAGCATCATGA
- a CDS encoding TolC family protein, with protein MVEKKNRFEKCVLSTGLRVVALLLCVVFMLSSCVRMPTQQEREDLRLKSAKEDVNLSKPHMGYGNFGERPLTLEDAINYALDNNIEIRIAKFNEEISNKETLVEKLRMLPSLKADASWQRRSELRKSDVYNWLSDQDQEDYTVSELKNNTRANLVLTWNVLDTLMAYVRSGQSEMQEEVLKQQRIRQEQQLALDVTRAYWHAAAVEDALDYVHVVENNLKKVKKNIDNAVGSGSFDKMAAKDAELRLKELELTIRQLQANLSKERLELARLMGLNQNVQFTLARPPIKPIVAALPHTKELNIDTLEEHALLHRPELFASDMQVLIQKEEAKNKVLSMFPGMSLFGGFHYESNRLLLSNTWNTVGAGVGLELLDLPAKYFAYKGQEKAVEMAKAQRLMTTVGIITQVHIALLDYAIKVDRFRLLDETYALATNLYEMAREKNQAGRLPELAVTQRHLEEMAAKLRRDEAVVDLLVAHKRLCLSIGSNPLGCENDGAMSAGASSASYNYTPTTGMKKWKCLDCGYIHTGSEPPEVCPICGVGPERFVEVTDETYTTSNPAHFESSDLSTWGDDSNIETGDGVARSVGTPGYAGPASDRFLWKVQVGAFVKPGGPDKRVNEYAMRLADNRDAEITTKRIHGQLFNRVRFLGLTESDARTLARKLESNGIDAWIIAPHSVHW; from the coding sequence ATGGTCGAGAAAAAAAACAGATTTGAAAAGTGTGTTTTGTCCACAGGGTTGAGGGTTGTTGCTCTGCTTCTTTGTGTCGTCTTTATGTTAAGCAGCTGCGTAAGAATGCCGACACAGCAGGAAAGAGAGGATCTGCGTTTAAAAAGCGCGAAGGAAGATGTCAATCTCTCAAAACCTCACATGGGATATGGAAATTTTGGTGAAAGACCACTGACACTGGAAGATGCTATTAACTATGCCCTGGACAACAATATTGAAATCCGGATTGCCAAATTTAATGAGGAAATTTCAAACAAGGAAACCCTTGTTGAAAAACTGAGGATGCTTCCCAGTCTGAAAGCAGATGCTTCCTGGCAGAGGCGGAGTGAGCTGAGGAAAAGTGATGTTTATAACTGGCTCTCAGATCAGGATCAGGAAGATTATACTGTATCTGAACTGAAAAACAACACCCGTGCCAATCTTGTTTTAACATGGAATGTTCTTGATACCCTTATGGCTTATGTTCGTTCAGGCCAGTCGGAAATGCAGGAAGAAGTTCTTAAACAGCAGCGTATCCGGCAGGAACAGCAGCTTGCCTTAGATGTTACCCGTGCATACTGGCATGCAGCAGCAGTTGAAGATGCCTTGGATTATGTTCATGTAGTTGAAAACAATTTGAAAAAAGTTAAAAAGAATATTGATAATGCTGTGGGTTCAGGAAGTTTTGACAAAATGGCGGCAAAAGATGCTGAATTAAGGCTCAAAGAACTGGAGCTGACCATCCGCCAGCTTCAAGCCAATCTTTCCAAGGAAAGACTGGAACTTGCCCGCCTTATGGGACTTAACCAGAATGTCCAGTTTACCCTGGCAAGACCCCCAATTAAGCCTATTGTTGCAGCACTTCCCCATACCAAAGAGCTGAATATTGATACACTTGAAGAACATGCACTGTTGCACAGACCAGAGCTTTTTGCCAGTGATATGCAGGTACTTATCCAAAAAGAAGAGGCAAAAAACAAGGTTTTGTCCATGTTTCCAGGAATGAGTCTTTTTGGAGGCTTCCACTATGAATCTAACAGACTGCTTCTTTCAAATACCTGGAATACAGTCGGTGCAGGTGTTGGTCTTGAACTGCTTGATCTTCCTGCAAAATATTTTGCTTATAAAGGACAGGAAAAAGCAGTTGAAATGGCAAAAGCCCAGCGTTTAATGACAACAGTAGGTATAATTACCCAGGTTCATATTGCCTTGCTTGATTATGCCATAAAGGTTGACAGATTCCGCCTTCTTGATGAAACCTATGCACTGGCTACAAATCTTTATGAAATGGCCCGTGAAAAAAATCAGGCTGGACGGCTTCCCGAGCTTGCTGTTACCCAGCGTCATCTTGAAGAAATGGCAGCAAAGTTACGCAGGGATGAGGCTGTTGTTGACCTGCTTGTAGCTCATAAGAGACTTTGCCTAAGCATTGGTTCCAATCCTCTGGGATGTGAAAATGACGGGGCAATGTCTGCTGGTGCTTCAAGTGCAAGCTATAATTACACACCTACAACCGGGATGAAAAAATGGAAATGCCTTGACTGCGGATATATTCATACAGGTTCTGAACCGCCTGAGGTCTGTCCCATATGCGGTGTCGGCCCTGAACGCTTTGTTGAAGTAACAGATGAAACTTACACAACTTCAAATCCGGCACACTTTGAATCCAGCGACCTTAGTACCTGGGGAGATGATTCCAATATTGAAACAGGTGACGGTGTTGCAAGAAGTGTTGGTACTCCTGGTTATGCAGGCCCTGCTTCAGACAGGTTTTTATGGAAGGTCCAGGTTGGAGCTTTTGTTAAGCCAGGTGGACCAGACAAAAGGGTTAATGAATATGCCATGCGCCTGGCTGATAACAGGGATGCAGAAATTACAACAAAAAGAATACATGGCCAGTTGTTCAACAGGGTAAGATTTTTAGGGCTGACAGAATCGGATGCAAGGACTTTGGCACGAAAACTGGAAAGCAACGGAATTGATGCCTGGATCATTGCTCCTCACAGTGTTCACTGGTAA
- a CDS encoding DUF4347 domain-containing protein, with the protein MLNLIKLENRIVLDGAGIGEALGHAADHDAQVSTETHVPDHVDEQSSEAATIAGAAALLAEYEAHAETVDIVLVSDSLPEYQTLIDAAKPESLVIVYDADAESAADVINRVTEAAEQSGQTVNSLTILSHGGSGYFNLGKENITAENLDENSQAWSALKEVMAQDGNIYVYGCSVANGTGDGQVLLNGLASATGADVFASDDTTGNGGDWDLEAASDGADQDAAPPLIFEHLADYEGSLTTISIPTAMTSLEDQPGTFGIFIYGTGENATSRDADSVDITGATPSMLTNVNIRYEGWITNQPRVIDGVNVSEYHRWAVDYDPVKDAFSNDGVNNNAVLNFDVEGSPFSTTVTLLPVNDAPDFNINEDKPEVSIDEESGLYKVTVKEDGGEDGLITISDFAEDIIAGPANESNQNVKFIIDSVSNPGLFDVQPAVSPAEFTSLGSADGTLTFKLKENAYGTTIVSVKLQDDGGTENGGINTSVIRQFIIEVEPVPDIPDDLEYTENGITIENCNIVPGEGGPTLLEIALGTDDDDIDITKVVVEITDGYQNDTQGKDVLLSGDMPSGISAQLSEDGRIITFTAADGTSAKIGAFQKALDTVGFEHIGGNADGNDPIEGNRTIKVSVTDTDTPADEASVGTGTIFVDAINDAPVFESEDLTDNSLPALSYSIRTSPVNILDGIDDLDIADADDTMMTEAVIHIENYTEGDVLSFVDTADIKIDADKSTSDTLVLTGTATKEAYIAALKAVTYSNPGSSAGPQKDITITVTDNNSDGTGSWNPGGGEAKDCADIGPGTAVLTRTILLSPAKPVFEDVSMYEDNDNPGSIVNCDYEKIADYENGIAVSDLIASPIESVAVTAVDNSNGTWMYTTGDGTTEAEWKAVNDGQLSDTHALLLKGDDRLKFVPNADFNTDRDNEGMPSSNPSFTVRAWDTSIEDSGTAGTYGDVTASTIAFSMEEGVGEIKVVAVNDRPDWDISSPLTISETDENGYLTVIGTYIEQDGTASISGVAITDVDIDEYSDEPSEDTGKVEVTLSVEHGTMLIGKTDKIEFVSGDKNTPSAKYIIKGDLEEVNTAINSIIYTADSGSEKIDDNLVIEADDLNNFGQGNACNAKLTINIAGIKNPVIDLDPDDDGRDDNPDGGDPGDSPNFNTVFIEGCGPVPIADSNDPDDLGKMITDHDSDNLDSLTVTIINATPDDVLNAVIPAGYSINISQYTYDSQTGQGVLILSGRDTIAHYEDALRSITYENSSENPVPETRQINVVAVDEDGNASTPVTSRVTVFPVNDAPVNTFPNEFTAAKDSSLILEGVTVSDPDILIGNGTLQVTISAGYGTITVTTLDTGAAIENNNTGEVIIDGTLEQINAALVGLTYTPMKGFVGDDVLRIETNDQGYSGIGTVTDENGNVINSTDSRFCNIINELTIEQLNALKDAAASASGSPDSPHALTDSDSIPINVIESHIKVVPTGPETPNVPFLPITRGEGEGFDGILGEAVRFPGPVGLTEGEGRPLADMMARSGEEFFDFCSIEEALRPHLGCRFANTKDTEAQFSAVRWSDLTDLGWTRPYLDEEFDLYTRLFLRQEGDPGFNIDAGAFGVELGGQAIAKPQVFRDSGAEDFNDIGPGGIKKAFFAGREHLDKTGR; encoded by the coding sequence ATGTTGAATTTAATAAAACTGGAAAACAGGATCGTTTTGGACGGTGCTGGTATCGGAGAAGCATTAGGGCATGCTGCGGATCATGATGCTCAAGTCAGCACAGAAACACATGTCCCTGATCATGTTGATGAACAAAGCAGCGAAGCAGCAACTATTGCAGGAGCAGCCGCACTGCTGGCAGAGTATGAAGCACATGCAGAAACCGTTGACATTGTACTTGTATCCGACAGCCTCCCTGAATATCAGACCCTGATTGATGCTGCAAAACCTGAAAGCCTGGTAATTGTCTATGATGCAGATGCAGAATCTGCTGCAGATGTGATAAACCGGGTAACCGAGGCAGCAGAGCAGTCAGGACAGACTGTAAATTCCCTGACCATATTATCTCACGGAGGTTCAGGATATTTTAACCTGGGCAAAGAAAATATTACAGCAGAAAACCTGGATGAAAATTCACAAGCCTGGTCAGCCTTAAAAGAGGTCATGGCCCAAGACGGCAATATTTATGTTTATGGGTGCAGCGTTGCCAATGGCACAGGAGACGGTCAGGTTCTTTTAAACGGGCTTGCCAGTGCAACCGGAGCAGATGTATTTGCCTCTGATGATACAACCGGAAATGGCGGGGACTGGGATTTGGAGGCTGCTTCTGATGGGGCGGACCAAGATGCAGCACCTCCTTTGATATTTGAGCATCTTGCAGATTATGAAGGTTCTCTTACCACCATAAGCATTCCGACTGCAATGACATCTTTGGAAGATCAGCCCGGTACTTTTGGAATATTTATTTATGGAACCGGAGAAAATGCTACAAGTCGAGATGCAGACAGTGTTGATATCACTGGGGCAACTCCGTCAATGTTAACAAATGTTAATATTCGGTATGAAGGCTGGATTACCAACCAGCCCAGAGTAATTGACGGTGTAAACGTAAGTGAATATCACCGATGGGCAGTGGATTATGACCCAGTTAAAGATGCTTTTTCAAATGATGGTGTCAACAATAATGCAGTGCTGAATTTTGATGTTGAAGGTTCTCCGTTTTCCACAACTGTTACTCTTCTGCCTGTAAATGATGCTCCTGATTTTAATATTAATGAGGATAAGCCTGAAGTCAGTATAGATGAAGAAAGCGGTCTCTACAAAGTAACGGTTAAAGAAGATGGTGGAGAAGACGGTCTGATAACAATTTCTGATTTTGCAGAAGATATAATTGCAGGCCCTGCTAATGAATCAAATCAGAACGTAAAGTTTATTATTGACAGTGTCAGCAATCCAGGTCTTTTTGATGTTCAGCCTGCAGTCAGTCCGGCAGAATTTACAAGTTTAGGCAGTGCTGACGGTACTTTGACCTTTAAACTTAAAGAAAATGCTTATGGCACGACAATAGTATCTGTAAAACTTCAAGATGACGGGGGTACAGAAAACGGGGGTATAAATACCAGTGTTATCAGACAGTTTATCATTGAAGTTGAACCTGTTCCGGATATCCCTGATGATCTTGAATATACTGAAAACGGGATCACTATAGAAAACTGTAATATTGTACCTGGTGAGGGCGGGCCTACCCTTCTTGAAATTGCACTTGGCACGGATGATGATGATATAGACATAACTAAGGTTGTTGTTGAAATTACAGATGGATATCAAAATGATACCCAGGGAAAAGATGTTTTATTATCTGGTGACATGCCTTCTGGCATTTCAGCTCAACTTTCAGAAGATGGCAGAATTATTACATTTACAGCCGCAGATGGAACATCTGCAAAGATTGGAGCCTTCCAAAAAGCATTAGATACAGTTGGATTTGAGCATATAGGCGGTAATGCGGACGGCAACGATCCCATTGAAGGTAATCGTACAATAAAAGTAAGCGTTACAGATACAGATACTCCTGCAGACGAGGCAAGTGTTGGAACAGGTACTATCTTTGTGGATGCCATTAATGATGCACCTGTTTTTGAATCTGAGGATTTAACTGACAATTCCCTGCCTGCATTATCATACAGCATAAGAACTTCCCCTGTAAATATTCTGGATGGAATAGATGATCTTGATATTGCCGATGCTGATGATACCATGATGACAGAGGCTGTTATCCATATTGAAAATTATACAGAAGGAGATGTTTTAAGTTTTGTTGATACCGCAGACATTAAAATTGATGCAGATAAATCTACTTCTGACACCTTAGTTCTTACAGGTACAGCAACAAAAGAAGCATATATTGCTGCACTTAAGGCTGTTACTTACAGCAATCCTGGAAGTTCAGCAGGGCCTCAAAAAGATATAACAATAACAGTAACAGATAATAATTCTGATGGAACAGGTTCTTGGAATCCTGGGGGCGGTGAAGCAAAAGATTGTGCTGATATTGGACCAGGAACTGCTGTATTAACAAGGACGATTCTTTTATCTCCTGCAAAACCAGTGTTTGAAGATGTTTCCATGTATGAAGATAATGACAATCCAGGCTCAATAGTCAACTGCGATTATGAAAAAATTGCAGATTATGAAAACGGGATTGCAGTATCTGACCTTATTGCATCTCCTATTGAATCCGTTGCTGTAACTGCTGTGGATAATTCAAATGGAACATGGATGTACACAACAGGTGATGGAACAACTGAGGCTGAATGGAAAGCTGTTAATGACGGGCAATTGAGTGATACCCATGCCTTATTGCTCAAAGGCGATGACAGGTTAAAATTTGTACCTAATGCAGATTTTAATACTGATCGGGATAATGAGGGTATGCCTTCATCAAATCCCAGTTTTACAGTACGTGCATGGGATACCAGTATTGAAGACTCAGGAACAGCCGGAACCTATGGAGATGTTACAGCTTCAACTATTGCTTTCAGTATGGAAGAAGGTGTTGGAGAAATAAAGGTTGTAGCTGTTAATGACAGGCCCGATTGGGATATTTCATCACCTTTGACTATTAGTGAAACAGATGAAAACGGTTATCTTACAGTTATAGGAACATATATTGAGCAAGATGGAACCGCTTCTATCAGCGGGGTTGCAATAACAGATGTTGATATTGATGAATACAGCGATGAACCATCTGAAGATACAGGAAAGGTTGAGGTAACTTTATCTGTTGAACATGGAACTATGCTTATAGGAAAGACAGACAAAATTGAGTTTGTCAGCGGCGATAAGAATACTCCTTCTGCTAAATATATTATAAAAGGAGACCTTGAAGAAGTTAATACGGCAATCAACAGTATTATCTATACAGCTGATTCCGGCTCTGAAAAGATTGACGACAACCTGGTTATTGAAGCAGATGATCTGAATAACTTTGGTCAAGGAAATGCCTGTAACGCAAAATTGACAATCAATATTGCAGGCATAAAAAATCCTGTTATTGATCTTGATCCTGATGATGACGGTCGTGATGACAATCCTGACGGGGGAGATCCTGGAGACAGTCCTAACTTTAATACGGTCTTTATTGAAGGATGCGGGCCTGTTCCAATAGCAGATTCAAATGATCCTGATGATCTTGGCAAAATGATCACAGATCATGACAGTGACAATCTGGATTCCCTTACTGTAACTATCATAAATGCAACACCTGATGATGTTCTTAATGCTGTAATTCCTGCTGGATACAGTATCAATATAAGTCAATATACCTATGATTCACAAACAGGTCAGGGTGTTCTGATCTTGTCAGGGCGCGATACAATTGCTCATTATGAAGATGCCCTGCGTTCCATTACATATGAAAATTCATCTGAAAATCCTGTTCCAGAAACCCGCCAGATTAATGTTGTTGCTGTTGATGAAGATGGAAATGCCAGTACCCCTGTTACATCCAGAGTAACTGTATTTCCAGTTAACGATGCCCCTGTCAATACATTTCCAAATGAATTTACTGCTGCAAAAGATTCATCTCTTATCCTTGAAGGTGTAACAGTAAGTGATCCTGATATCCTGATAGGTAACGGAACTCTTCAGGTAACCATCAGTGCTGGTTATGGAACTATTACAGTAACCACCCTTGATACAGGAGCAGCAATAGAGAATAACAATACCGGAGAAGTTATTATTGATGGAACTTTGGAGCAGATAAATGCAGCTCTGGTAGGATTGACCTATACTCCTATGAAGGGATTTGTGGGGGATGATGTTTTGAGAATTGAAACCAATGATCAAGGATATTCAGGAATTGGAACTGTTACTGATGAAAATGGAAATGTTATAAACAGCACAGATAGCCGTTTCTGTAATATTATCAATGAATTGACCATTGAACAATTGAATGCTTTAAAGGATGCAGCAGCCAGCGCTTCAGGCAGTCCTGACAGCCCCCATGCACTAACAGATTCAGATTCCATTCCTATTAATGTTATTGAATCGCATATCAAGGTTGTTCCCACAGGCCCCGAAACCCCAAACGTCCCCTTCCTGCCCATAACCCGCGGAGAAGGTGAAGGTTTTGACGGCATCCTGGGAGAAGCTGTTAGATTTCCGGGACCTGTTGGTTTGACAGAAGGTGAAGGCAGGCCTCTTGCAGACATGATGGCAAGGTCAGGGGAAGAATTCTTTGATTTTTGTTCCATTGAAGAAGCTCTCAGACCCCATCTTGGATGCCGTTTTGCCAATACCAAAGATACAGAAGCCCAGTTCAGCGCTGTCCGCTGGAGTGATCTTACTGATCTTGGATGGACACGTCCCTACCTGGATGAAGAATTTGATCTCTATACCCGTTTATTCCTGAGACAGGAAGGTGATCCTGGATTTAACATTGATGCAGGGGCATTTGGTGTTGAACTTGGCGGACAGGCAATTGCAAAACCCCAGGTATTCAGGGATTCAGGTGCTGAAGACTTTAATGACATAGGCCCTGGCGGCATAAAGAAAGCCTTTTTTGCAGGAAGGGAACACCTGGACAAAACCGGCAGATAA
- a CDS encoding DUF433 domain-containing protein: MLENQNLISRITVNPKIMAGKPTIRGMRITVEHILSALAGGIVEKELIDEYPELEKEDFQAVFAYVAELVKEEQIFPFKICA; this comes from the coding sequence ATGTTAGAAAATCAAAACTTAATTTCAAGGATAACTGTTAATCCCAAAATCATGGCAGGCAAACCTACTATACGTGGAATGAGAATAACTGTTGAGCATATTCTTTCAGCACTGGCAGGAGGAATAGTTGAAAAAGAATTGATTGATGAATATCCTGAACTTGAAAAAGAAGATTTTCAGGCAGTATTTGCATATGTAGCTGAATTGGTTAAGGAAGAACAGATATTCCCTTTTAAGATATGCGCATGA
- a CDS encoding DUF4160 domain-containing protein, producing the protein MPVVFRYKDYRFFFYSNEGNPLEPVHVHVRKGESVAKFWLQPQISVVEAYGMKLTELRKLIKVIEKNKKIIEKTWNEYFNI; encoded by the coding sequence ATGCCTGTTGTTTTCAGGTACAAAGATTACAGATTTTTCTTTTATTCCAATGAAGGTAATCCATTGGAACCGGTTCATGTGCATGTTCGTAAAGGTGAGTCTGTAGCAAAATTTTGGCTTCAACCGCAAATAAGTGTTGTTGAAGCATATGGTATGAAATTAACGGAACTCCGAAAATTGATCAAAGTTATTGAGAAGAACAAAAAAATAATTGAGAAGACCTGGAATGAATACTTTAACATTTAA
- a CDS encoding site-2 protease family protein, giving the protein MQEPDKNKKKISDLLETPWLGLRPDLVIHPGPIDYDGQRSWILEDPVRGNNFRLGHAEGELIYCLTTEADIDSAIIKLYRNTTLRPSIEEITAFISLLQRESLAIIPGDEVIRRESLNKSTAPPGFMQQIMRGNIFFRIPLLRPDKFLGRTLPWVSLLWSPFFKLFYLFCGLTGLVFTLQEIETYLNSVSYLFTPQGSAAFLFCLVLLKTGHEFAHAYTAKAMGLHVRSMGVFFIVIWPLLYTDTTDAWKIPDRRQRMLISAAGVLFELTVAGMALLLWAFLPDGILRSLMFFLSGTSLISSVLINLNPFMRYDGYYILMDYWGIDNLRPRASAMLRHAFRCLAFDWQGPAPEIHPNRQSLIIYGFLALLYRLFIGISIAVSVYYLFFPLLGMIIFAAEIWLFIIYPLKVEILDLIKKRHYMGSKYRLILTGICFLAISLLLIIPLPDLEHVPSLFMYKRAANIEAPSPGQILTDIPEQGLEVNAGELIAKLSSDSLEYEMQQVRFDLEGVRASIQGIGSGGEQEAYRKWLMAEEDRLKAALEKYLQAAAQLEIRSPVKGRIMNVNQDLYKGAFVHEGAYLFTVAVPDSYELKAFVHEKITAKLKEPSEFKTSVRFAGPEIPDMEVRAVEKSLFPVHRLPNDSLYDYAGGPVVSAADPVGRRPRDAYFTYTFEVENKYENMPVHGMPSWIWIKTQHQSAVQYFSGLIWQTITERGFF; this is encoded by the coding sequence TTGCAGGAACCAGACAAGAACAAAAAAAAGATCAGCGATCTTCTCGAAACTCCCTGGCTTGGCCTTCGGCCTGATCTTGTTATTCACCCTGGCCCCATTGATTATGACGGGCAGCGCTCCTGGATACTGGAAGACCCGGTTCGGGGCAATAATTTTCGTTTAGGACATGCTGAAGGCGAGCTTATCTATTGTCTTACAACTGAAGCAGATATTGACTCAGCTATTATCAAACTCTATCGTAATACAACCCTGAGACCTTCAATTGAAGAAATTACAGCTTTTATCAGTCTGCTGCAGCGCGAGTCCTTAGCCATTATTCCTGGTGATGAGGTTATCCGCAGGGAATCATTAAACAAAAGTACTGCACCGCCTGGCTTTATGCAGCAGATAATGCGGGGAAATATCTTTTTCCGCATACCTTTGCTGAGACCAGATAAATTCCTCGGCAGAACCCTGCCCTGGGTTTCTCTGCTGTGGTCTCCTTTTTTTAAACTTTTTTACCTTTTTTGCGGATTAACAGGACTTGTATTTACCCTCCAAGAAATTGAAACATATTTAAATTCAGTTAGTTATCTTTTTACTCCCCAGGGCAGCGCAGCTTTTCTTTTCTGCCTGGTTCTCCTGAAAACAGGTCATGAATTTGCTCATGCCTACACTGCCAAAGCTATGGGGCTTCATGTAAGAAGCATGGGGGTATTTTTTATTGTTATCTGGCCCCTGCTATATACAGACACAACCGATGCCTGGAAAATACCTGACCGGCGGCAGCGGATGCTGATAAGTGCTGCCGGTGTATTGTTTGAACTGACAGTTGCAGGTATGGCACTTTTGTTATGGGCTTTTTTACCAGATGGTATTTTAAGAAGCCTGATGTTTTTTCTTTCAGGAACCTCCCTTATATCCTCGGTTTTAATCAATCTAAACCCTTTTATGAGATATGACGGATATTATATTCTCATGGATTACTGGGGTATTGACAATCTCAGACCCCGTGCTTCTGCCATGTTAAGACATGCGTTCCGATGCCTGGCTTTTGACTGGCAGGGACCTGCCCCTGAAATACATCCAAACAGGCAAAGTCTTATCATATATGGATTTTTAGCACTTTTATACAGACTTTTTATTGGAATATCCATTGCTGTTTCAGTTTATTATCTTTTTTTTCCTTTGCTTGGAATGATTATTTTTGCTGCTGAAATCTGGCTTTTTATTATTTATCCTCTTAAAGTTGAAATTCTGGATCTTATTAAAAAACGTCATTATATGGGATCAAAATACAGATTGATATTAACAGGTATTTGTTTTCTTGCAATATCTTTGCTTTTGATAATCCCTCTTCCTGATTTAGAGCATGTGCCCAGTCTTTTTATGTATAAAAGAGCGGCAAATATAGAAGCTCCGTCACCTGGTCAGATATTAACAGATATTCCAGAACAAGGACTTGAAGTAAATGCCGGTGAGCTGATAGCAAAGCTGTCCAGTGATTCACTGGAATATGAGATGCAGCAGGTCAGGTTTGATCTTGAAGGTGTCCGGGCATCCATTCAGGGGATAGGAAGCGGTGGAGAACAGGAGGCTTATCGTAAATGGCTCATGGCTGAAGAAGACCGGTTAAAGGCTGCTCTTGAAAAATATCTCCAGGCAGCTGCCCAGCTGGAAATCCGGTCTCCTGTAAAAGGCCGTATTATGAATGTGAATCAGGATCTTTATAAAGGGGCATTTGTTCATGAAGGAGCATATCTTTTTACTGTTGCTGTTCCTGATTCATATGAATTAAAGGCATTTGTTCATGAAAAAATAACAGCAAAATTAAAGGAGCCATCTGAGTTTAAAACCAGTGTCAGGTTTGCAGGTCCTGAAATACCTGATATGGAGGTCAGGGCAGTTGAAAAAAGTCTTTTTCCTGTTCACAGGCTGCCTAATGACAGCCTTTATGATTATGCAGGCGGGCCTGTTGTATCTGCTGCTGATCCTGTGGGAAGAAGACCCAGAGATGCCTATTTTACCTATACCTTTGAAGTTGAAAACAAATATGAAAATATGCCTGTTCATGGTATGCCTTCATGGATATGGATTAAAACACAACACCAGTCTGCTGTTCAATATTTTTCAGGCCTGATATGGCAGACCATTACAGAAAGGGGATTTTTTTAA